In Clostridiaceae bacterium, one genomic interval encodes:
- a CDS encoding rubredoxin has translation MSKYECTLCGYIYDPEVGDEDTGIPAGTAFEDLPEDWVCPLCGAGKEDFEEIL, from the coding sequence ATGTCAAAATATGAATGCACTCTTTGTGGCTATATATATGACCCGGAAGTAGGGGATGAAGATACAGGCATCCCTGCTGGGACAGCTTTTGAAGACCTTCCGGAAGATTGGGTATGCCCTCTCTGCGGAGCAGGAAAGGAAGATTTTGAAGAAATATTATAA